From the genome of Nitrospirae bacterium CG2_30_53_67:
AGGAGGTCACAGATGAGGAGATCGTCCAAGGGATCAAACTGCTGGCTGAAACCGAGGGGGTTTTCACGGAAACGGCCGGCGGGGTGACCGTGGGCGTGGCCAAGAAGCTGATTGAGCAGGGACGGATCCCGAAAGATGAGTCCATCGTGATCTCCATCACGGGAAACGGGCTCAAGACCCAGGAGGCCTTGATCGGGAAGGTCAAGGCGCATCAGGTGATTGATTCGAAATTGTCGTCCTTCGAGGCCCTTTTACTGGAAAAAGAAGCGAAGGTATGGTAAAAGAAACAAAACAACACGACTTGTTGAGGAGGAAAGGATGAAGGTGAATGTGAGGATTCCGACGCCATTGAGGTCATTGACCCATGGCCAGGCAGAGGTTCCCATTGAAGGAAAGACCGTCCAGGAACTCGTAGAAAATCTGGAGAAGGCCTATCCGGGGATCAAGGAGAGGATCTGTGATGAACAGGGGAACCTGAGACGTTTTGTCAACCTTTACCTGAATGATGAGGACGTCCGTTTTCTGAAGAATCTTTCGACCGAGGTTCGTGACGGGGACGGGCTTTCCATTGTTCCGGCCATTGCTGGAGGTTAAGATGAGAAGAAAGGTCTATTTGACCTTCCCAAGGCATTTGATACAGAAGTCTCTGATATACCAAGTGGGT
Proteins encoded in this window:
- a CDS encoding molybdopterin synthase sulfur carrier subunit; translation: MKVNVRIPTPLRSLTHGQAEVPIEGKTVQELVENLEKAYPGIKERICDEQGNLRRFVNLYLNDEDVRFLKNLSTEVRDGDGLSIVPAIAGG